One genomic segment of Coffea arabica cultivar ET-39 chromosome 6e, Coffea Arabica ET-39 HiFi, whole genome shotgun sequence includes these proteins:
- the LOC113718229 gene encoding 6,7,8-trihydroxycoumarin synthase-like → MEILIALISALLIIVLSVLQTNRRRSSRPKNPPPPGPPGIPVIGNLLQFDTSAPHVYLWQLSKIYGPLMSLKLGSFPLLVVSSARMAEEVVKNHDSTFSSRPLLLGSRMLSYNGLDIAFSPYSEQWRELRKISVLHLFSNRRVQSFRGIREDEVSRMIRTISKEASSSQVTNLSKTLISLSSTFICRIAFGKRYDEEDQQRRRFHDLLQEMQAAFAGFFFSDYIPSIGWLDSLNGMRSRLERTCSKLDSFLQELIDEHLNPNRPESMNGDIIDIMLQLRQEQSTSFDLTQDHIKAMLMDVFSAGSDTVAATIIWAMAALMKSPEAILKKAQAEIRGALGNKDKVNEDDIQKLPYLKAIVKETFRLYPPAPLLVPRQTLANCIINGHEIRSNSIVYTNVWAIGRDPDNWENPNEFLPERFLNSSVDMKGKDFQLIPFGAGRRGCPGYSLGLAMVEVGLANLLYSFDWELPSGIKKEDIDTEVLPGLTMLKKNDLLLVAKNVCAQQVSSSGI, encoded by the exons ATGGAGATACTGATTGCTTTAATCTCAGCACTTCTAATTATCGTCCTAAGCGTTCTCCAAACGAACAGGAGGAGATCATCAAGACCAAAAAATCCTCCACCACCAGGTCCTCCGGGGATTCCAGTCATTGGAAACTTGCTTCAGTTTGATACCTCAGCCCCTCATGTATACCTTTGGCAACTTTCCAAAATATATGGTCCTCTCATGTCTCTTAAGCTTGGATCCTTTCCACTGCTTGTGGTTTCATCCGCAAGAATGGCTGAAGAAGTTGTGAAAAACCATGACTCGACATTTTCTAGTCGCCCACTCCTCCTAGGTTCCCGAATGCTTTCTTACAACGGCTTGGATATCGCCTTTTCTCCATACAGCGAGCAGTGGAGAGAGCTGAGAAAGATTTCTGTTCTTCATCTCTTCAGCAACAGAAGGGTGCAGTCATTTCGTGGTATTCGTGAAGATGAAGTCTCCCGGATGATCAGAACGATATCCAAGGAAGCATCTTCATCTCAAGTGACGAATTTGAGTAAGACTTTAATATCACTTTCAAGTACGTTTATCTGTAGAATTGCTTTCGGAAAGAGGTATGATGAGGAAGATCAACAAAGAAGACGATTCCATGATCTCCTCCAAGAAATGCAGGCTGCATTCGCGGGGTTCTTTTTCTCAGACTATATTCCTTCAATTGGTTGGCTTGATAGCCTCAATGGGATGCGTTCTCGACTTGAGCGGACTTGCAGTAAGttagattcatttcttcaaGAACTCATCGACGAACACTTAAATCCAAATAGGCCAGAGTCCATGAATGGTGATATCATTGACATCATGCTTCAATTACGGCAAGAACAATCAACTTCCTTTGATCTAACGCAAGATCACATCAAAGCGATGCTCATG GATGTTTTTAGTGCAGGGTCGGATACTGTTGCAGCTACAATAATCTGGGCAATGGCAGCACTGATGAAGAGCCCTGAagcaatattgaagaaggcacAAGCAGAGATTAGAGGTGCACTTGGAAATAAAGATAAAGTAAACGAAGATGATATTCAAAAGCTCCCTTATCTCAAGGCAATTGTCAAGGAGACCTTCAGATTGTATCCTCCAGCTCCACTTTTAGTTCCAAGACAGACACTAGCAAATTGCATAATAAATGGTCACGAAATCCGGTCCAATTCTATAGTTTACACGAATGTCTGGGCGATTGGAAGAGATCCCGATAATTGGGAAAATCCAAATGAGTTTTTGCCTGAGAGATTCTTGAATAGTAGTGTAGATATGAAAGGGAAAGACTTTCAACTGATACCATTTGGGGCTGGGCGAAGGGGCTGCCCTGGATATTCTCTGGGACTAGCAATGGTGGAAGTTGGACTTGCCAATCTTCTGTATTCTTTTGACTGGGAATTGCCTTCTGGGATCAAGAAAGAAGACATTGATACTGAAGTTTTACCGGGTCTTACAATGCTTAAGAAAAATGATCTGCTACTTGTCGCAAAAAATGTGTGTGCGCAGCAAGTGTCAAGTTCTGGCATCTAA